From Kaistella polysaccharea:
AATCGTATTTTTGCACAAACAAGAAATTTATGCAGTTTTTAGATGAATATCAGGATATGGTTGCAAAGGGAATCGAGAAATATATTTTCAAAGATAAACCTGAGGAACTTTACGCGCCCATGAATTATATCATTTCGCACGGTGGTAAAAGACTACGTCCGATGATGGTTTTAATGGCGTGTGAAATGTTTGACGGTGATTTGAAAAAAGCCCTAAAACCTGCGTTGGCTATTGAGTTCTTCCATAATTTCACCTTAATTCATGATGATATTATGGATGAGGCACCGCTTCGCCGTGGGAAACCAACTATTCACACTTTACATGGCATCAATGTCGGAATTCTTTCCGGCGATGCTTTAATGTTTAAAGCCATTAAATTTTTCGAAAATTTAGAACCCGAATTGTACAAGGCTTGTATGCGTGTTTACATTCACACCGGATTATTGCTTTGCGAAGGTCAACAATATGATATCAATTTCGAAACACAGGAAGAAGTAACTTTTAACGATTATATCAGAATGATCACCTATAAAACGGGAATTCTGAGTGCATCTTCTTTTGAAATCGGAGCACTAATTGCCGGAGCAGATTTCAAAGATGCGAAAGCCATATTTAATTTCGGAAAACATGTCGGAATTGCCTTCCAGATTATGGATGATTATTTAGATGTTTTTGGGAATCAAGAGCAAATCGGTAAAAAACATGCGGGAGATATTTATGAAAATAAAAAGACCGTTTTATATCTTTTAGCGAAGGAGCACGCAACTGAAGAAGAAAGAAAAGAACTCGAATTCTGGTACTCCAAGAAAACCGATAATGTGGATAAAGTCTACAGTGTAGAAAAGATTTTCCGTCGTACGAAAGTTGATGAAAAAGCATTGCATCTTATTCAGGAACACAATGAAATGGCTCAAAAATATCTCAACAAAATCAGCGTGACCGATGCCAAGAAAAAACCATTTATCGAATTGGCGAATTATTTATTACGTAGAGAAAGCTAAGCGGCGCTTCTGCATTAATCAAGATTCACATTACCAAAACGCCACAGAGAAAAATGAAATTCCGGACCGAAGTAGAAATTCCAAATTCCGTACATAAAATAGAAATTGAAGATTATTTATTTTCGATGGGTTCCTGTTTCTCAACGGAAATGAGCGACTTGTTGCAGACCGGTCAAATGCAAACTTTAAACAATCCTTTCGACACGCTTTTTAACCCTTTCTCCATTAATACTGCCGTAAAACGATTGCATAACGCCCAGTTTTACGAAGAAGTAGATTTAATTAGTTTTAATGAAGAAGTGATTTCTTTGGATCATCATTCATCATTTAATTCACGATTTCTGCATCAGACATTAGAAAAAATTAATTCCCAAATCGAACTGGGAAATCAGTTTTTGCAGAATTCGAATTGGATTGTCATCACCTACGGAACTTCCTTTATTTATGAATTTCTTCCGAAAAAAAAGCTCGTAGCAAACTGTCATAAAATTCCCGGTAAATATTTTGAAAAAAGATTGTTAACGCATTTAGAATTAACGGATTCTATTTATGAAACAATCGTTAATTTAAAAGATATTGCAAAACCGAACGTTCAGATTTTGTTTACCGTTTCTCCCGTTCGACATACGAAAGATGGTTTCGCAGAAAATAATTTGAGTAAATCGAAGTTAATTACGGCACTGCATGAAATTTTACCTCAGTTCGAAAACTGCCATTATTTGCCTGTTTATGAAATTTTAATGGATGATCTGCGGGACTATCGATTTTACAAAGAAGATTTAATTCACCCCAGTAACCAGGCGATTATGTATATCTGGGAAAAGTTTGGAAACGCTTATTTTTCAGATGAAACCATGGATTTCATCGAGGAGAATTTAAAAATAGCAAAATCTCTGGATCATAAAACCGCAGATGAGAAGAACCCAAAATATCAGGAATTTTTAGAGAAATTGAAAGCAAGAATCTCAGTTCAGCAAGCAAAAGTGAAGCATAAAATATTTTAAAAAAATTTGAGCAGATAATTCCGCCTTCCGTTCCCGCTATTTTTTGCCGATGCAGCTGCCACCGCAAAAAAAAATGAGCTCCACTCAAGTCGGGCTGCGATTTATTTTTATCTGGAAAGATAGGTTACAGATGTAAG
This genomic window contains:
- a CDS encoding GSCFA domain-containing protein: MKFRTEVEIPNSVHKIEIEDYLFSMGSCFSTEMSDLLQTGQMQTLNNPFDTLFNPFSINTAVKRLHNAQFYEEVDLISFNEEVISLDHHSSFNSRFLHQTLEKINSQIELGNQFLQNSNWIVITYGTSFIYEFLPKKKLVANCHKIPGKYFEKRLLTHLELTDSIYETIVNLKDIAKPNVQILFTVSPVRHTKDGFAENNLSKSKLITALHEILPQFENCHYLPVYEILMDDLRDYRFYKEDLIHPSNQAIMYIWEKFGNAYFSDETMDFIEENLKIAKSLDHKTADEKNPKYQEFLEKLKARISVQQAKVKHKIF
- a CDS encoding polyprenyl synthetase family protein translates to MQFLDEYQDMVAKGIEKYIFKDKPEELYAPMNYIISHGGKRLRPMMVLMACEMFDGDLKKALKPALAIEFFHNFTLIHDDIMDEAPLRRGKPTIHTLHGINVGILSGDALMFKAIKFFENLEPELYKACMRVYIHTGLLLCEGQQYDINFETQEEVTFNDYIRMITYKTGILSASSFEIGALIAGADFKDAKAIFNFGKHVGIAFQIMDDYLDVFGNQEQIGKKHAGDIYENKKTVLYLLAKEHATEEERKELEFWYSKKTDNVDKVYSVEKIFRRTKVDEKALHLIQEHNEMAQKYLNKISVTDAKKKPFIELANYLLRRES